Proteins from a single region of Sphingomonas swuensis:
- a CDS encoding TlpA disulfide reductase family protein: MSLPQAVQIGPLLLAADRALALVLVSVFLVIAAILARKYDASAERAGWWALVVGLVAARIGYVVGNWEAFAIEPASILAIWQGGFSLPAGVAAAVLVTLRFLRLRTSSLVMVGAILGVTSAYIGASHLLRPAPRPLPAGLAVQTLTGKHVNLSAWRGRPLVINLWASWCLPCRREMPMLIDTALRSPVPILLVNSGEERAVAERFLVANRLPDDLVYLDDTASLATVIGAAGYPATIFIDAAGKVKSVHVGELSRAMLAEEIKAVRHERR, from the coding sequence ATGTCGCTTCCGCAAGCCGTACAGATCGGCCCCCTCTTGCTGGCAGCCGATCGAGCACTGGCGCTCGTTCTCGTCTCGGTCTTCCTCGTCATCGCCGCCATCTTGGCCAGGAAATACGATGCGTCCGCAGAGCGTGCGGGCTGGTGGGCGCTGGTAGTCGGGCTCGTGGCCGCGAGGATCGGCTATGTCGTCGGCAATTGGGAAGCCTTCGCGATCGAGCCCGCATCCATTCTCGCGATCTGGCAGGGAGGCTTCTCGCTGCCGGCCGGAGTGGCGGCTGCCGTCCTCGTCACTCTGCGGTTCTTGCGCCTGCGCACTTCGTCACTGGTTATGGTGGGTGCGATACTCGGCGTGACGAGCGCCTACATCGGCGCTTCTCACCTTCTGAGACCCGCACCAAGACCGCTGCCGGCCGGCCTCGCTGTGCAGACACTGACCGGTAAGCACGTCAATCTCTCCGCATGGCGTGGCCGGCCACTGGTAATCAATCTTTGGGCGAGCTGGTGTCTGCCATGTCGCCGAGAGATGCCGATGTTGATCGACACGGCGTTACGCTCACCAGTCCCCATCTTGCTCGTCAACAGCGGCGAAGAGCGGGCGGTTGCCGAGCGATTCCTAGTTGCAAACCGCCTGCCCGACGATTTGGTTTACCTCGACGACACTGCCTCTCTTGCCACCGTCATCGGCGCCGCCGGGTATCCCGCCACGATCTTCATCGACGCAGCTGGGAAGGTTAAGTCGGTGCATGTGGGCGAGCTGTCGCGGGCGATGCTGGCTGAAGAGATAAAGGCTGTGCGGCACGAACGTCGCTGA
- a CDS encoding metallophosphoesterase family protein → MFRVVQVGDIHYSDSENFQSPVDNKDPGFPAALRESIGTAPLQAVFRSLSHVLETGGIDFVTFMGDFTTRGDSTALNECARYIRGLFAETWPGEGPDCKLIIGNHDIDRRLDPDSDDRFERINAVLTGAGFKAASILAPCESVIPSDDAAEVRVFGINSCRGCGQLRLLGSILEKHAGPAIRKLLVEGGSGAELDELYEQIDTPAIDEHTIALLANSLSHVGETVMPVICAHHNLLPQAMPRIAPYSELINGGAIRAALLNLNRPLLYLHGHLHTSPIEVVRVPEHTRSAIISISAPLLREGFNVIEIAFNQEAVPLGCRVIAHRLDGSQCRIASSNIIPAWTAAEGLRLTTFRARELMKVLEPDAVVPRSDLLARLSWPEMVLDDALTELRWLGAVEIPNHDRPAIHWRVTRSI, encoded by the coding sequence GTGTTTCGTGTCGTACAAGTAGGCGACATCCACTACTCTGACTCGGAAAACTTTCAGTCTCCCGTGGACAACAAGGATCCCGGTTTTCCGGCCGCTCTGCGTGAGTCAATTGGAACGGCCCCGCTTCAGGCCGTCTTCCGTAGCCTTAGTCACGTCCTCGAAACGGGGGGCATCGACTTCGTCACCTTTATGGGTGATTTCACGACCCGAGGCGACAGCACGGCACTTAACGAATGTGCGCGGTACATTCGCGGACTGTTTGCCGAGACTTGGCCTGGCGAAGGTCCCGATTGTAAGCTGATAATTGGTAACCACGACATTGATCGGCGCTTAGATCCTGATAGCGATGATCGCTTTGAGCGCATCAATGCGGTGCTAACCGGAGCAGGCTTCAAGGCCGCCAGCATTCTTGCCCCCTGCGAGTCCGTTATCCCTAGTGACGATGCCGCTGAGGTGCGGGTGTTTGGCATCAATAGCTGTCGAGGGTGCGGTCAGCTTCGCCTGCTTGGTAGCATTCTCGAGAAGCATGCAGGCCCTGCAATCCGCAAGCTTCTCGTAGAGGGCGGCAGCGGTGCCGAACTCGACGAGTTATACGAGCAAATCGATACCCCCGCGATTGACGAACACACCATAGCTCTACTCGCAAATAGCCTCTCGCACGTCGGCGAAACAGTGATGCCCGTAATCTGCGCGCACCATAATCTGTTGCCGCAAGCCATGCCTCGCATCGCGCCCTACTCAGAGCTGATCAATGGCGGTGCAATCCGCGCTGCGCTCCTCAACCTGAATCGGCCACTTCTCTACCTCCATGGTCATCTCCACACTAGTCCGATCGAGGTTGTGCGGGTGCCGGAGCACACCCGCTCAGCGATCATCTCCATCTCGGCACCGCTCCTCCGCGAGGGCTTCAATGTGATCGAGATCGCCTTCAACCAAGAAGCGGTGCCGCTCGGTTGCCGTGTCATTGCTCACAGGCTGGATGGAAGTCAGTGCCGCATAGCGAGCTCAAATATCATTCCAGCCTGGACCGCTGCCGAAGGTCTTCGCCTCACTACTTTTCGCGCGCGAGAGCTGATGAAGGTGCTGGAACCCGACGCTGTTGTGCCGCGGAGTGACCTCCTTGCGCGGCTCAGTTGGCCCGAGATGGTTCTTGACGACGCGCTTACGGAGCTGCGCTGGCTCGGTGCTGTCGAGATACCCAACCACGATCGGCCTGCAATTCATTGGCGTGTCACGAGGAGTATCTGA
- a CDS encoding FAD/NAD(P)-binding oxidoreductase, whose product MLKHDVVIVGGGAGGLAAAASLLRRQPSLDIAVVEPRETHDYQPGYTLIGAGVFTIGDVRRPMAKVMPKGVTWLKTSVQAFDPGKDEIILADGQILSYRVLIVATGNRLDFEAIDGLKETLGRNGVTSNYRPDLAPYTWDLVRNLRSGAALFTQPPMPIKCAGAPQKAMYLSANHWEREGVLGNVQVTFHSAAPTLFGVKEYVPALEQTIDRYGIETHFGNNLIAVDGEARLATFKSGDTVETRSFDMLHVTPPQKAVEVVANSFLSDKGGYVDVDQQTLQHRLFANVFAIGDIGNMPNAKTAAAVRKQAPVVAGNVLAVLAKRPLKAAYDGYGSCPLTVENGKILLAEFGYGGALLPSFPKFVIDGTKPSRLAWHLKKDLLPAIYWDATLKGREWLAAPAELKKAA is encoded by the coding sequence ATGCTCAAGCATGACGTCGTCATCGTCGGCGGCGGTGCCGGCGGCCTCGCTGCGGCGGCGTCGCTGCTGCGCCGCCAGCCTAGCCTCGACATCGCGGTGGTCGAGCCGCGCGAAACCCACGACTATCAGCCGGGCTACACCCTGATCGGCGCTGGCGTCTTCACCATCGGTGATGTTCGCAGGCCAATGGCCAAGGTCATGCCAAAGGGAGTGACATGGCTGAAAACATCGGTGCAGGCCTTTGACCCGGGCAAGGACGAGATCATTCTCGCTGATGGTCAGATCCTGTCCTACCGTGTCCTTATCGTCGCCACTGGCAACCGGCTCGACTTCGAGGCCATTGATGGCCTGAAGGAGACGCTCGGTCGCAATGGCGTGACTTCGAACTATCGCCCCGACCTTGCGCCTTACACGTGGGATCTGGTTCGCAATCTCCGGTCGGGTGCGGCCCTGTTCACCCAGCCGCCCATGCCGATCAAATGCGCTGGGGCGCCGCAGAAAGCGATGTATCTGTCGGCCAACCATTGGGAGCGCGAAGGCGTCCTCGGCAACGTCCAGGTCACTTTCCACAGCGCTGCGCCTACGCTCTTCGGCGTCAAGGAGTACGTCCCGGCACTCGAGCAGACGATCGATCGCTACGGCATCGAGACCCATTTCGGGAACAACCTCATCGCCGTCGATGGTGAAGCGCGCCTTGCTACCTTCAAGTCCGGCGACACGGTGGAAACTCGCAGTTTCGATATGCTGCATGTGACCCCGCCGCAGAAGGCGGTGGAAGTGGTTGCGAACAGCTTCCTGTCGGACAAGGGCGGGTACGTCGACGTCGATCAGCAGACGCTCCAGCATCGCCTGTTCGCAAACGTCTTTGCCATCGGCGACATCGGCAACATGCCCAACGCCAAGACGGCTGCGGCGGTGCGCAAGCAGGCGCCGGTTGTCGCGGGCAATGTCCTTGCTGTTTTGGCCAAAAGGCCGCTCAAGGCCGCCTACGATGGTTATGGCAGCTGCCCGCTCACCGTCGAGAATGGCAAGATCCTGCTGGCCGAATTCGGTTACGGTGGCGCGCTCCTGCCGAGTTTTCCGAAGTTCGTGATCGACGGCACGAAGCCCTCGCGACTCGCCTGGCACCTCAAGAAGGACCTGCTTCCTGCCATCTACTGGGACGCCACGCTGAAGGGCCGGGAGTGGTTGGCCGCGCCCGCCGAGCTGAAGAAGGCCGCATGA
- a CDS encoding TIGR01244 family sulfur transferase, which yields MKLAVLTPNVTALAQPSAHDIADLAQRGYRSVICNRPDGESDDQPSWAELEAAAAQQGLESRHIPVVMGQITDEQVAEFREALETLPKPIAVFCRTGTRAALLWALANQANLTVDERIAIAAKEGYDLEPFRQRLS from the coding sequence ATGAAGCTCGCCGTCCTCACCCCAAACGTGACCGCCTTGGCCCAGCCGTCGGCCCACGACATCGCCGACCTGGCCCAGCGCGGCTATCGTTCGGTCATCTGCAATCGCCCTGACGGCGAAAGCGATGACCAGCCGTCATGGGCCGAGCTCGAAGCCGCCGCAGCGCAGCAGGGCCTCGAATCGCGCCACATCCCCGTCGTCATGGGTCAGATCACCGACGAGCAGGTCGCCGAGTTCCGTGAAGCCTTAGAAACGCTGCCGAAGCCGATCGCCGTCTTCTGCCGTACCGGTACCCGCGCCGCCCTGCTGTGGGCTCTGGCCAACCAGGCCAATCTCACCGTCGATGAGCGGATCGCGATTGCCGCCAAGGAAGGCTACGATCTCGAGCCCTTCCGCCAACGCCTGTCTTAG
- a CDS encoding sulfite exporter TauE/SafE family protein, whose product MMLDTVQYILGLLSGSLVGFTLGLVGGGGSILAVPLMVYLVGVQSPHVAIGTSALAVAANAATGLANHARADTVKWRCGLMYAGAGVIGAFFGSTAGKAFDGQKLLFLFAIVMIVVGILMLRRRKHEGEAGAQCDRSNAGKVLGAGLGTGGFSGFFGIGGGFLIVPGLIASTGMPMINAVGTSLVAVTAFGLTTAANYAFSGLVDWLLAGVFIAGGVIGSFAGTRAAKRLSSSGQLTNIFAVLIFVVAAYMLWKSAGAAF is encoded by the coding sequence ATGATGCTCGATACCGTCCAATACATCCTCGGCCTTCTGTCGGGCAGCCTCGTCGGCTTCACGCTCGGCCTGGTCGGCGGCGGCGGATCAATCCTCGCCGTGCCGCTGATGGTCTATCTGGTCGGCGTCCAGAGCCCGCATGTCGCGATCGGCACCAGTGCCCTCGCGGTGGCCGCCAATGCCGCGACCGGTCTCGCCAATCACGCCCGCGCGGACACGGTGAAATGGCGCTGCGGCTTGATGTATGCCGGGGCCGGCGTCATCGGCGCGTTCTTCGGCTCGACCGCCGGCAAAGCGTTCGATGGGCAGAAGCTGCTGTTCCTCTTTGCCATCGTGATGATTGTGGTCGGCATCCTGATGCTCCGCCGCCGCAAGCACGAAGGCGAGGCGGGGGCCCAGTGCGACCGCAGCAACGCCGGAAAGGTGCTCGGGGCTGGTCTTGGCACCGGCGGCTTTTCGGGCTTCTTCGGGATCGGCGGCGGCTTCCTCATCGTGCCCGGCCTGATCGCGTCGACCGGCATGCCGATGATCAATGCAGTCGGCACCAGCCTTGTGGCAGTGACCGCCTTTGGCCTCACGACCGCCGCCAACTATGCTTTCTCGGGTCTCGTCGACTGGCTGCTCGCGGGTGTGTTCATTGCGGGCGGTGTCATCGGCTCCTTCGCAGGCACGCGCGCCGCCAAGCGTCTGTCAAGCTCGGGTCAGCTGACCAACATCTTCGCGGTCCTGATCTTCGTCGTCGCCGCCTACATGCTATGGAAAAGCGCGGGAGCGGCATTCTAG